One region of Trichosurus vulpecula isolate mTriVul1 chromosome 1, mTriVul1.pri, whole genome shotgun sequence genomic DNA includes:
- the LOC118835391 gene encoding N-acetyllactosaminide beta-1,6-N-acetylglucosaminyl-transferase-like, whose amino-acid sequence MNSRKFSFLVALMFTVTVYFFYINSMFIRTNQRILKVSNSSVLAEVCDSVIRGQMISVRETVMNLTVENLSCQDYLLQSHYITAPLSEEEAQFPLAYVMVIHKNFETFERLFRAVYMPQNVYCIHVDEKATIPFKDAVRRLVGCFPNAFLASKMESVVYGGISRLQADLNCMKDLVASKVQWKYLINTCGQDFPLKTNKEIIQHLKGFKGKNVTPGVLPPPHIIRRTKYIYKEQRYILFSFMLWTFIRKTLPPHSLTIYFGSAYVALTREFANFVLQDQRAIDLLEWSKDTYSPDEHFWVTLNRIPGQHKKLNKNLGGVLRKPKTILKGQQTALKGFTDSEMRKIHVSLLIP is encoded by the exons atgaattcaAGGAAATTTAGTTTCTTAGTGGCGCTTATGTTCACAGTGACAGTGTACTTCTTCTATATCAACAGTATGTTCATACGGACAAACCAGAGGATTCTAAAAGTCTCAAACTCTTCAGTCCTTGCTGAAGTTTGTGATTCAGTTATCAGAGGACAGATGATTTCTGTTCGAGAAACTGTTATGAATCTGACAGTTGAAAATCTTTCTTGCCAAGACTACTTGCTCCAAAGTCACTACATTACAGCTCCCCTGTCGGAAGAAGAAGCCCAGTTTCCTTTGGCCTATGTAATGGTCATACATAAGAATTTTGAAACCTTTGAGAGGCTCTTCAGGGCAGTTTACATGCCCCAAAATGTTTACTGTATTCATGTGGATGAAAAGGCAACAATTCCTTTTAAAGATGCTGTGAGGAGATTGGTGGGCTGCTTCCCCAATGCTTTCCTTGCCTCCAAGATGGAGTCAGTTGTCTATGGTGGAATATCCAGGCTCCAGGCTGACCTGAACTGCATGAAAGACCTTGTAGCCTCTAAGGTTCAGTGGAAGTATCTTATCAACACTTGTGGGCAAGATTTTCCCCTTAAAACCAATAAGGAAATAATCCAGCATTTGAAAggatttaaagggaaaaatgtcACCCCAGGAGTGCTGCCTCCTCCTCATATTATTCGAAGGACCAAATATATCTATAAGGAGCagagatatattttattttcattcatgcTGTGGACTTTCATAAGGAAAACTCTTCCTCCCCACAGTCTGACCATTTACTTTGGTTCAGCTTACGTTGCTCTCACGAGGGAATTTGCCAACTTTGTTCTCCAAGACCAACGGGCCATTGATTTACTGGAGTGGTCTAAAGACACCTACAGTCCTGATGAGCATTTCTGGGTGACTCTCAATAGGATTCCAG gtcagcataagaaactAAACAAGAATTTAGGGGGAGTTTTGCGGAAGCCAAAGACAATactcaaaggccagcagacagcATTGAAAGGGTTTACAGACTCAGAAATGCGTAAAATACATGTATcccttttaataccataa